Proteins co-encoded in one Arachis hypogaea cultivar Tifrunner chromosome 13, arahy.Tifrunner.gnm2.J5K5, whole genome shotgun sequence genomic window:
- the LOC112732430 gene encoding RING-H2 finger protein ATL22 isoform X2, translated as MASSVLVAQLCLLVAFVFHNLQITRSKQVCDVKSCGEIEDIQFPFGLKEANQEPQCSYYPDPSFHLSCKRNNLTQTILTLPKTEDLVIKSIDYEEQTIQVNDPKGCLPKRFLHNNWDLSDSPFTLDIARYKYFNLTFLSCPSNWTKSTGSPRIACLSDNTGNSVIVLGLRPIDTSSTCDVISTALVPLPMVDMPQWPFWPDLNHDIGLAWTQPRCSQCAVSGQRCGFVNDKTSRVGCFSTPTKNQALDIHDCVQVLAAVPNMA; from the coding sequence ATGGCTTCATCAGTATTAGTGGCCCAATTATGTTTACTGGTTGCCTTTGTATTCCATAATCTTCAAATCACAAGAAGCAAACAGGTTTGCGATGTGAAGTCATGCGGCGAAATCGAAGATATTCAGTTCCCTTTCGGGTTGAAAGAAGCCAATCAAGAGCCTCAGTGCAGCTATTACCCTGACCCCAGTTTCCATCTCTCGTGCAAGCGCAACAACCTCACTCAAACAATCCTCACTCTCCCCAAAACAGAGGACTTGGTAATCAAGAGCATCGATTACGAGGAACAAACCATCCAAGTCAACGATCCCAAAGGTTGTCTCCCAAAACGGTTCTTGCACAATAACTGGGACCTTTCGGATTCACCATTCACGCTCGACATCGCACGCTACAAATATTTCAATCTGACCTTCCTCAGTTGCCCCTCAAACTGGACCAAATCCACGGGGTCACCTAGAATCGCATGCCTCAGTGACAACACTGGAAACTCGGTCATAGTCTTAGGGCTGCGTCCTATTGACACGTCATCAACGTGTGACGTGATATCCACGGCTCTTGTGCCGCTTCCGATGGTGGATATGCCTCAGTGGCCATTCTGGCCTGATCTCAACCACGATATTGGCTTGGCTTGGACCCAACCTAGGTGCTCCCAATGTGCGGTTAGTGGCCAACGTTGTGGCTTCGTCAACGATAAAACTTCTCGAGTTGGATGCTTTTCTACTCCCACCAAAAACCAAG